A region from the Thermanaeromonas sp. C210 genome encodes:
- a CDS encoding ABC transporter ATP-binding protein, whose amino-acid sequence MLRVTDLEVRLPSFSLRNISFQVEEGEFFFILGPSGAGKTVLLEALAGLHRPRQGRIIMEGRDITFLPAEKRPFSIVYQDFTLFPHLTVEENIRYPLRFRWPNTGFTWQQWVEVLGIGSLLSQYPHTLSGGEKQRVALARALAACPRLLMLDEPLVNLHPALRGEIGKELKRLNRDFGLTTIMVTHDFSEVFSYGERVAVLIGGQMVQIGTPEEVFRTPVSPAVAGFVGLNNLIPLVWHEGKWHILGRPVETDYGFSPRGLLAGVRPEDVRVSRQPLLLTYSWPGEVKGLTNMGPVFRLEVEVDGFKLDADVAGYRVLEEGLRVGAKVYAGFATEHLCFLPGEPEAPHPKPPEGER is encoded by the coding sequence ATGTTAAGAGTCACTGACCTGGAAGTACGGCTGCCCTCCTTTAGCCTTAGGAATATAAGCTTTCAGGTGGAGGAGGGAGAATTTTTCTTCATCCTGGGACCCTCGGGAGCCGGTAAAACCGTATTGTTGGAAGCCCTGGCCGGGTTACACAGACCTCGGCAGGGGAGGATTATCATGGAAGGAAGGGATATTACGTTTCTTCCTGCGGAAAAGCGACCCTTTTCCATTGTGTACCAGGATTTTACCCTTTTCCCTCACCTGACGGTAGAAGAGAATATCCGTTATCCCCTGCGCTTTCGCTGGCCGAACACCGGCTTTACTTGGCAGCAATGGGTGGAAGTGTTGGGAATAGGGTCGCTGCTGTCCCAATACCCCCATACTTTAAGCGGCGGTGAAAAGCAGCGTGTCGCCCTGGCGCGGGCTTTGGCAGCTTGCCCGCGCCTGCTCATGCTGGACGAACCCCTTGTCAACCTCCATCCGGCCCTGCGGGGCGAAATAGGGAAGGAGCTGAAGCGCCTAAACCGCGACTTCGGCCTCACGACAATCATGGTAACCCACGATTTTTCCGAGGTCTTCTCGTACGGGGAGCGGGTTGCAGTACTCATAGGAGGGCAAATGGTGCAAATCGGAACGCCCGAGGAGGTATTCAGGACGCCGGTCTCACCGGCAGTGGCCGGGTTCGTGGGATTGAACAATCTCATCCCCTTGGTGTGGCACGAGGGAAAGTGGCACATATTGGGCCGTCCTGTAGAGACAGATTATGGTTTTTCCCCTCGGGGCCTATTGGCCGGGGTGCGTCCGGAGGATGTGCGGGTAAGCCGTCAACCCCTTTTGCTTACTTATTCATGGCCGGGAGAGGTGAAGGGCCTGACCAACATGGGACCGGTATTCCGCCTGGAGGTAGAGGTAGACGGCTTTAAACTTGACGCAGATGTAGCCGGCTACCGGGTCCTGGAAGAAGGGCTAAGGGTTGGAGCAAAGGTCTACGCAGGGTTCGCGACCGAGCACCTTTGCTTCCTGCCGGGCGAACCGGAGGCACCCCATCCCAAACCGCCGGAAGGGGAGAGATAA
- a CDS encoding NAD-dependent succinate-semialdehyde dehydrogenase, whose protein sequence is MPQHNAFMLINGKIIYEGSSPSRKEIINPATLEVIGSVSEAGDTEIQLALNAADRAYREWSRLTPARRGEMLHRAASEVRARVDSIARLLTMEQGKPLAEARGEVTSAAQALDYYAEEAQRIVGEVLPTNKDDTRSLVIRQPLGVVAAFVPWNYPVLLAAWKIAPALAAGNSVIVKPASNTPLATGEFVRIIDECLEPKGVINLVLGSGARIGPALISSPVVQKVTLTGSTETGKQIMGLAAPYLKKVSLELGGNCPIIVCRDADLDAAAQGTVYRSFRNMGQVCNAINRVYVDERVAEAFCARVVEKASRLTIGDGLLNPDADLGPMATAEGLEKTRAHLEDAVAKGAKVLYGGRRPENAGPGYFFMPTVLVNVNHQMRVMTEETFGPLAPIMTFSDLEQAVALANDSPYGLVAYVYTASLKTAFYLSEHLQFGTVGVNNVTGGEVAFPYGGWKESGMGVELSHHGLNEYLALKHIRLTLL, encoded by the coding sequence ATGCCGCAACACAACGCCTTCATGTTAATAAACGGCAAGATTATCTATGAAGGTTCCAGCCCATCGAGGAAGGAGATTATCAATCCGGCCACCTTGGAAGTCATCGGTAGCGTATCTGAAGCGGGAGACACCGAGATCCAGCTTGCCCTCAATGCCGCCGACAGGGCCTACCGGGAATGGTCCAGGCTAACTCCCGCTCGAAGGGGGGAAATGCTCCATCGGGCCGCTTCGGAAGTCAGGGCCAGGGTCGACAGCATAGCGCGGCTTTTGACTATGGAGCAGGGGAAGCCCCTGGCAGAAGCCCGCGGAGAAGTAACTTCGGCGGCCCAGGCCCTGGATTATTACGCAGAAGAGGCGCAACGTATTGTCGGAGAAGTATTGCCTACGAACAAGGATGACACGAGAAGCCTGGTGATAAGGCAGCCCCTCGGTGTAGTTGCCGCCTTTGTACCCTGGAATTATCCCGTGTTGTTAGCTGCCTGGAAAATTGCTCCTGCCCTGGCTGCCGGCAACTCCGTAATCGTTAAACCCGCCAGCAATACCCCTCTGGCTACCGGTGAATTCGTGCGCATCATCGACGAGTGTCTAGAGCCTAAGGGCGTCATAAATTTAGTTTTGGGCTCCGGTGCCCGGATCGGGCCCGCACTTATATCCAGCCCCGTGGTCCAGAAAGTAACCCTCACCGGCTCCACCGAAACGGGCAAACAGATCATGGGCCTGGCCGCTCCCTATCTCAAAAAGGTTTCCCTCGAACTGGGAGGAAACTGCCCCATTATCGTCTGTAGGGATGCCGACCTGGATGCCGCGGCACAGGGAACGGTCTACCGGTCATTCCGCAACATGGGGCAAGTCTGCAATGCCATCAACCGGGTATACGTGGACGAACGGGTCGCCGAGGCTTTTTGTGCCAGGGTGGTAGAAAAGGCGAGCAGACTAACCATCGGAGATGGTTTGCTGAACCCCGATGCTGATCTCGGACCCATGGCTACGGCAGAGGGATTAGAAAAGACCCGTGCGCACCTGGAAGATGCTGTAGCTAAGGGTGCTAAGGTGCTCTACGGCGGCCGGCGTCCGGAGAACGCCGGGCCGGGTTATTTCTTCATGCCGACGGTACTGGTTAACGTAAACCACCAAATGCGGGTTATGACCGAGGAAACCTTTGGCCCTCTGGCACCCATTATGACCTTTTCCGACCTGGAACAGGCGGTTGCCTTAGCCAACGATAGCCCCTATGGTCTTGTGGCTTACGTCTATACAGCCAGTCTCAAGACCGCCTTCTATTTGAGCGAACACCTCCAATTCGGCACCGTAGGGGTAAACAACGTTACCGGCGGAGAGGTGGCTTTTCCCTACGGCGGTTGGAAAGAGAGCGGGATGGGAGTAGAGTTATCGCACCACGGTTTAAATGAGTATCTGGCCTTAAAACATATCCGGCTAACCCTGTTATAG
- a CDS encoding EscU/YscU/HrcU family type III secretion system export apparatus switch protein — MKQEDKVKKAVALRYEENEDPAPQVVASGRGPVAERIIETAQKSGVPIHRDPDLAEMLSTLDIGTQIPPELYQVVAEVLVFIYSLDQKAPK, encoded by the coding sequence ATGAAACAGGAGGACAAAGTAAAAAAGGCCGTGGCCCTGCGGTACGAAGAAAATGAAGACCCGGCTCCCCAGGTAGTAGCCTCGGGCAGGGGGCCGGTGGCCGAGCGGATTATCGAAACCGCCCAAAAATCGGGGGTCCCTATCCACCGGGATCCGGATCTGGCGGAAATGCTTTCCACCTTAGACATCGGCACCCAGATCCCCCCAGAGCTGTACCAGGTCGTTGCCGAGGTACTGGTCTTCATTTATTCCCTGGACCAGAAGGCCCCAAAATGA
- a CDS encoding aminotransferase class I/II-fold pyridoxal phosphate-dependent enzyme, with protein sequence MTFTSIIQNYFSISPWLVEKLAEAEEECREGGYFDRVEAVNARVHLKVLKAFQDLGINEFHFQDSTGYGYGDVGREALEQLYARIFGGEAALVRPQIVSGTHALSLCLQALLGSGDTVLAAYGRPYDTLSTVIGLGPPVRSRLSDRGIRYAQVDPAPEGPDLPAIAREVARLKPRLCLIQRSRGYQDRSSLGVAAIGEIIETVKGAYPYTLCLVDNCYGEMVEDREPCEVGADLTAGSLIKNPGGTLAPGGGYIVGKEGLVEEVAAYLTAPGLGRELGAFTGKRIFYQGLFQAPLVVREALKGAILAAAFFHKLGYPVDPMPWEERHDIVQTITLGRPEVLMAFCRGLQRGSPVEAQVMPEPAPLPGYTGEVIMAGGTFVQGASLELTADAPLRPPYRVFLQGGISLAYTRVALLLAAGEIEEEQGI encoded by the coding sequence TTGACATTTACCAGTATTATCCAGAATTATTTTTCCATTTCCCCCTGGCTGGTAGAGAAACTTGCCGAGGCTGAGGAAGAGTGCCGGGAGGGGGGCTACTTTGACCGGGTGGAAGCCGTGAACGCCCGGGTCCATTTAAAGGTCTTAAAGGCCTTTCAGGATTTAGGGATAAATGAGTTTCATTTTCAAGATTCTACCGGATACGGTTATGGTGACGTAGGCCGGGAAGCCCTCGAGCAGCTCTATGCCCGGATCTTCGGCGGAGAGGCGGCCCTGGTGAGACCCCAGATTGTATCCGGTACCCATGCTTTAAGCCTCTGCCTGCAGGCCCTCCTGGGGTCGGGGGATACCGTCCTGGCCGCCTACGGCAGGCCGTACGATACCCTCTCTACGGTCATCGGCCTGGGACCGCCGGTGAGGAGCCGCCTCTCCGACAGGGGCATCCGCTATGCCCAAGTGGATCCGGCGCCCGAAGGGCCGGACTTGCCCGCCATCGCGCGGGAGGTGGCCCGGCTTAAGCCCCGCCTGTGCCTCATTCAGCGCTCCCGGGGCTACCAAGACCGGTCCTCCCTGGGGGTGGCGGCTATTGGGGAGATAATTGAAACGGTGAAAGGTGCTTACCCCTACACCCTTTGCCTGGTAGACAACTGCTACGGTGAAATGGTGGAGGACCGGGAACCCTGCGAGGTAGGAGCGGACTTGACGGCCGGGTCCCTCATTAAGAACCCAGGGGGCACCCTGGCGCCGGGCGGGGGCTATATCGTGGGGAAGGAAGGGCTGGTCGAAGAAGTTGCGGCCTATTTGACGGCTCCGGGATTGGGCCGAGAACTGGGGGCCTTTACCGGAAAGAGGATCTTTTATCAGGGATTATTCCAGGCACCCCTGGTGGTGAGGGAGGCCTTAAAGGGCGCCATTTTGGCGGCTGCATTTTTCCACAAATTGGGCTACCCCGTAGATCCCATGCCGTGGGAAGAAAGGCACGATATTGTACAAACCATCACTCTGGGCCGGCCGGAAGTCCTTATGGCCTTTTGCCGGGGGCTGCAGCGCGGCAGCCCGGTAGAGGCCCAGGTTATGCCCGAACCGGCCCCTCTGCCGGGTTATACCGGGGAAGTCATCATGGCCGGCGGTACCTTCGTACAGGGGGCTTCTCTGGAATTGACCGCCGATGCGCCCTTAAGACCGCCTTATAGAGTCTTCCTCCAGGGCGGGATATCCCTGGCCTACACCCGAGTAGCCCTTCTTTTGGCCGCCGGGGAAATAGAAGAGGAACAGGGTATTTAG
- a CDS encoding AAA family ATPase, giving the protein MQIKIGFGSGKVASPGRSAGKKNVPTARKERLGAVKEAGPGRVEALLKDLDKLIGLANVKELVKEIRAYVEIQKRRQAEGLVVSPMSLHMIFKGNPGTGKSTVARLLGRLFKELGLLTHGHLVEVERADLVGEYIGHTAHKTREQLRKAVGGILFIDEAYSLARGGEKDFGREAIDVLVKGMEDHRDNLILILAGYKEEMEYFLETNPGLRSRFAIHLEFPDYSVDELLSIAELMLKERQYFLTPEARSELERILRREAVFGHRYNGNARLARNLVEKAVRRQAVRLMGRAVLTREDLMAITREDLVGLGGNRQPRSNLRPVGANLQEPCHICYNDPS; this is encoded by the coding sequence TTGCAGATTAAAATCGGCTTCGGTTCCGGCAAGGTTGCGAGCCCGGGGAGATCGGCAGGGAAAAAGAACGTCCCTACGGCCCGTAAAGAAAGGTTGGGCGCGGTAAAGGAGGCCGGGCCGGGGAGAGTCGAGGCCCTTTTGAAGGATCTAGACAAACTCATCGGACTGGCTAACGTTAAGGAACTAGTAAAGGAAATACGCGCATATGTGGAGATACAGAAAAGGCGCCAGGCGGAAGGGCTGGTGGTTTCGCCCATGAGCCTCCACATGATCTTCAAAGGCAATCCCGGCACCGGAAAGAGCACCGTCGCCCGCCTCCTGGGCCGTCTTTTCAAGGAGTTGGGATTGCTCACCCATGGGCATTTGGTGGAGGTTGAGCGGGCCGACCTGGTGGGGGAGTACATCGGGCACACGGCTCATAAGACCAGGGAGCAGCTGCGCAAGGCCGTGGGAGGAATACTTTTTATAGATGAGGCCTATTCCCTGGCCAGGGGAGGGGAGAAGGATTTCGGACGCGAGGCCATCGACGTCCTGGTAAAGGGGATGGAGGATCACCGGGATAACCTTATTCTGATTTTAGCCGGGTACAAAGAAGAAATGGAGTATTTTCTGGAAACCAATCCCGGGCTGCGCTCGCGCTTTGCCATTCATCTGGAATTTCCCGACTATTCCGTAGACGAACTCCTAAGCATTGCCGAATTGATGTTAAAGGAACGCCAGTATTTTCTAACTCCGGAGGCCAGGTCTGAATTGGAGCGGATCCTTCGCCGGGAAGCAGTATTCGGCCACCGCTACAACGGTAACGCCCGGTTGGCCCGTAATCTCGTCGAAAAAGCCGTTCGCCGCCAGGCCGTAAGACTTATGGGGAGGGCCGTCCTCACCAGAGAGGACCTCATGGCCATAACTAGGGAAGATCTGGTGGGCCTGGGCGGCAACAGGCAGCCCAGAAGCAACCTGCGGCCCGTAGGGGCAAACCTACAAGAACCCTGCCACATCTGCTATAATGATCCCTCGTAA
- a CDS encoding DUF1540 domain-containing protein, producing MDGPKVKCTVNTCVHWLKGNQCNANNIDITHEEEGKMSHIAEHTQCKTFYQRRGVANTLGSLDNVNWGGWITSTLLPGSQVYPSVTCTVSSCEYWVEGNRCRAPEIDVVGANADECQDTNCYTFRPKAAP from the coding sequence ATGGACGGTCCGAAAGTGAAATGCACCGTGAATACTTGCGTCCACTGGTTAAAGGGAAATCAGTGCAATGCCAATAATATCGATATTACCCACGAAGAAGAGGGTAAGATGTCCCACATTGCCGAGCACACCCAGTGTAAGACCTTTTACCAGCGGCGGGGCGTCGCCAACACCCTGGGTTCCCTGGACAATGTAAACTGGGGAGGCTGGATAACCAGCACTTTGCTGCCGGGGAGCCAGGTGTATCCCTCCGTAACCTGCACCGTGAGCAGTTGTGAGTACTGGGTGGAAGGCAACCGGTGTAGGGCGCCGGAGATCGACGTGGTGGGCGCCAATGCTGACGAATGCCAGGACACTAATTGCTACACCTTCCGGCCTAAGGCCGCCCCCTGA
- the hfq gene encoding RNA chaperone Hfq → MSKGQGNLQDVFLNQIRKDNVPVTIYLVNGFQLRGVVRGFDNFTVLLDSEGKQQMVYKHAISTVMPHRPVSLAAENKAENKNE, encoded by the coding sequence ATGAGCAAGGGACAAGGAAACTTACAGGATGTCTTCCTCAACCAAATCCGGAAAGACAACGTACCCGTCACCATTTACCTGGTGAACGGATTTCAGCTTAGAGGAGTGGTGCGGGGTTTCGATAATTTCACCGTCCTGCTAGATTCTGAAGGCAAGCAGCAAATGGTATATAAGCACGCCATTTCCACGGTTATGCCCCACCGGCCGGTGAGTCTGGCCGCCGAAAACAAGGCAGAGAATAAAAACGAGTAG
- the miaA gene encoding tRNA (adenosine(37)-N6)-dimethylallyltransferase MiaA, with translation MGANSSSSKPPLGALVGPTAVGKSEIALEVAARLEGEIVSADSAQVYRGLDIGTAKLLPHQRVSRSGKPIPHHLLDVVEPHQSFSVAEYQRLAREAIAGIHDRGHLPLLVGGTGLYFQAVVDPYFFAPGARDSDLRARLQGEAESYGNEHLYRWLKEVDPVAAARIHPHDRRRIIRALEVYLLTGEPISATWKGRWSGSPYRLALAGLTMEREVLYERINRRVDEMIAAGLVEEVRDLLRKGYDLQTPALQILGYKEMALYLQGHLTFAEAVSLLKRNTRRYAKRQWTWFRRDPRIVWWEVTPDNREEISDAISRWMAGQLDICVE, from the coding sequence TTGGGGGCTAACTCCTCGTCCTCCAAGCCTCCCCTCGGGGCCCTTGTAGGTCCCACGGCGGTGGGAAAGTCGGAAATTGCCCTGGAGGTGGCTGCCCGCCTGGAGGGGGAGATTGTCTCGGCGGATTCGGCCCAGGTGTACCGGGGGCTCGACATCGGAACGGCTAAGCTCCTTCCCCACCAGCGGGTGAGCAGGTCGGGCAAACCCATCCCCCATCACCTCTTGGATGTTGTTGAACCCCATCAATCCTTCAGCGTAGCCGAATACCAGCGGCTGGCCCGTGAAGCCATCGCCGGCATTCACGACCGGGGACACCTGCCCCTGCTGGTAGGGGGGACGGGCCTCTATTTTCAGGCAGTGGTGGACCCTTATTTTTTTGCTCCCGGGGCCCGGGATAGCGATTTGCGCGCGCGTTTGCAAGGGGAGGCCGAGAGCTACGGCAACGAACACCTCTACCGGTGGCTAAAGGAGGTAGACCCCGTAGCGGCGGCCCGCATACACCCCCATGACCGGCGCCGCATCATCCGGGCCCTGGAGGTGTACCTTTTGACCGGGGAGCCCATTTCCGCCACCTGGAAGGGCAGGTGGTCCGGCTCTCCCTACCGGCTGGCCCTGGCTGGTTTGACCATGGAAAGGGAAGTTCTCTACGAACGAATTAACCGGCGGGTGGATGAGATGATTGCGGCCGGCCTAGTGGAGGAGGTGCGGGACCTTCTCCGCAAGGGATATGACCTCCAAACGCCAGCCCTGCAGATACTGGGTTACAAGGAGATGGCCCTTTACCTCCAGGGGCATCTGACCTTCGCCGAGGCCGTTTCCCTTTTGAAGCGCAACACCCGACGGTACGCTAAGAGGCAGTGGACGTGGTTCAGGCGGGATCCCCGGATAGTATGGTGGGAAGTTACGCCCGACAACAGGGAGGAAATTTCTGACGCCATAAGCCGGTGGATGGCAGGACAATTGGATATCTGTGTAGAATAG
- the mutL gene encoding DNA mismatch repair endonuclease MutL → MAPAKIAILDPHTADQIAAGEIVERPVSVVKELVENAIDAQARHIKIEIKGGGRDYIRVQDDGTGMDAEDAVLAFARHATSKIRGIEDLFNVQTLGFRGEALPSIAAVARVELLTRPAGLTLGTRIRIEGGRQLAVEEAGCPEGTTVTVADLFFNTPARRRHLKKPATEASRVAGVVERLALAHPEIAFQLVIEGRRSLNTPGNNDLRSTVAALWGLDMGQNLLPVRETIEEGASLEGLVSPPWLHRYGREQQVLIVNGRYVLSRTITREVEAAYHTLIPEQRRPVFVLHLHLPSSWLDVNVHPSKLIVKIRDEEALAAHIGRAVKRALQTPAGVGRAAWAPRSSRRFPAHWAPGSPAAARQQELGLMLREGREERPLGLPGNPAEGVRAGGIHPPPAPPKGEAGAGVSLDTEGGLPPLRAVGQVLNTYILAEGEDGLYIIDQHAAHERCRFERLKARRRDTWPTQVAEPPVLLRPSPSQSLEILTRQEALKALGFIVEPFGTNTFLLRGAPAGVPAGQEREVLEELLQEPEPEDLGSLEERLLKSMACHGAVKAGDPLSPAEMNMLLQELVESPHPHTCPHGRPAVIKISREELARYFHRPQTAGEGGQ, encoded by the coding sequence ATGGCACCCGCTAAGATTGCCATCCTGGACCCGCATACGGCGGATCAAATAGCCGCCGGCGAAATCGTGGAGCGGCCGGTTTCCGTAGTTAAAGAATTGGTGGAGAACGCCATCGATGCCCAGGCGCGACACATAAAAATTGAAATTAAAGGCGGCGGCAGAGACTATATAAGGGTGCAAGACGACGGCACAGGGATGGACGCAGAGGATGCGGTTCTGGCCTTTGCCCGCCACGCTACCAGTAAAATCCGGGGGATAGAGGACTTGTTCAATGTTCAGACCCTGGGCTTCCGCGGCGAGGCGCTGCCCAGCATTGCGGCCGTAGCGCGGGTGGAGCTCCTTACTCGTCCCGCGGGCCTGACCCTGGGGACGCGTATAAGAATAGAAGGCGGGCGACAGCTGGCCGTGGAAGAAGCCGGCTGTCCCGAAGGGACCACCGTAACAGTGGCCGACCTTTTCTTTAACACCCCCGCCCGGCGGCGCCATTTAAAGAAACCGGCTACAGAGGCTTCGCGGGTGGCGGGAGTGGTAGAGCGGCTGGCCCTGGCCCACCCGGAAATCGCCTTTCAATTGGTCATCGAGGGTCGGCGCAGTTTAAACACGCCGGGTAATAATGACCTGCGCTCTACCGTGGCCGCCCTCTGGGGACTGGACATGGGGCAAAACCTCTTACCGGTGAGGGAAACTATAGAAGAGGGGGCCAGCCTTGAGGGCTTGGTTTCGCCCCCGTGGCTTCACCGGTACGGCCGGGAACAGCAGGTGTTGATTGTAAATGGTCGTTACGTGCTGAGTAGGACCATTACCCGCGAAGTAGAGGCGGCATACCACACCTTAATTCCCGAACAGAGACGGCCGGTCTTTGTTCTGCACCTGCACTTGCCTTCTTCGTGGTTGGATGTTAACGTCCATCCCTCTAAGCTCATCGTTAAAATCAGGGATGAGGAAGCCCTGGCGGCGCATATCGGGCGGGCCGTCAAACGGGCCCTCCAAACTCCTGCGGGGGTAGGCAGGGCCGCGTGGGCCCCGAGGAGCAGCCGGAGATTCCCTGCCCACTGGGCACCGGGCTCGCCGGCGGCGGCACGCCAGCAGGAATTGGGGCTTATGTTGAGGGAAGGACGGGAGGAGAGGCCGCTGGGACTACCGGGAAACCCGGCGGAAGGGGTAAGGGCTGGCGGTATCCATCCGCCCCCGGCGCCCCCGAAGGGAGAGGCCGGTGCGGGCGTCTCCCTGGATACGGAAGGAGGATTGCCTCCGTTAAGAGCCGTGGGCCAGGTGCTGAATACATATATTTTGGCCGAGGGGGAAGACGGCCTGTACATCATCGACCAGCATGCGGCCCACGAGCGCTGCCGCTTTGAGCGTCTGAAGGCCCGGCGTCGGGATACCTGGCCCACCCAGGTGGCGGAGCCACCCGTGTTGCTCCGGCCGAGTCCCTCCCAGTCCCTGGAAATCCTTACCCGGCAGGAGGCCCTGAAAGCCCTGGGATTTATCGTGGAGCCCTTCGGGACAAATACCTTTTTGCTGCGGGGGGCACCGGCCGGCGTCCCGGCCGGCCAGGAAAGGGAAGTGCTGGAAGAACTTTTACAGGAACCGGAACCCGAAGACCTGGGGTCCCTGGAAGAGAGGCTGCTAAAATCCATGGCCTGCCACGGAGCCGTCAAGGCCGGGGATCCCCTTTCGCCGGCTGAAATGAACATGCTCTTACAAGAATTGGTGGAAAGCCCGCACCCCCATACCTGTCCCCACGGCCGCCCAGCAGTAATAAAAATAAGCCGGGAGGAACTGGCCCGGTACTTTCACCGGCCGCAAACTGCCGGGGAGGGGGGGCAGTAA